The sequence attaatttttttttttaaaaatgaggaacagaaaaagaaaagagaaaagaaaaatactTACCAACACCACAGGTCCATCTTGTTTAGCCCTGTAAAAAACCCAAAACCTGCAAAAGCAAAACATGTAATGAAAGGGTTATCTCCACCGGTGTTATACATGTAGACCAATATACAACTAGACTATAGTTGCATGAAGTATTGAACTGTGAAGCAAAGCAGCAGCAGATTCGGGTGAGGGAATGGAGAAGTCTGtttgaaaatgtcagcaagtataaacagctaggaagcaaAAGCAGAAGCAGGAGTCTGAAGCACAATTTGAAGCGAGAGAGGGAGCAAGAGCACTAGTCCAAAGTGCAATTCTTGTTTTCATCCATACGGATTGGGTGATGCCGGAGTTTGTTGAGGCCCTCCTATGGGCCTGGCATGGAGGTGGGGTAGGCAAATCTAGGAAGGCAATTTGGAGGCTTCTTATAATGGCAATTTTCGGATTTATTCAGGAAGGTCGGAATAGCTGTTGCTCGCAACAGGGGATCTTCCATGGAAAAAGTTATTAGCCAAGTTACGAATATCGTTTTGGAATGGTCATCTGATgaagggacatgtgatgacctaaccctagatgcatgtataatcagggtaaagaaattcaaataaatacaccaattaactaactgtttccaatcaaagggattaggtaaatctcaacacaaatatgaggttattccgtcaggatcatgccccttagcataaaatcatgtaaaacagtaaaaagggaggatctagggatatgaggatatcctagATCTAACATAGTCCgtccacggtcaagtttggatctgattctactgactaaccatccatcttttcaattcaaactagaaagggggtatccagagaggaacgaaaggggtgaagaacGAAGGATTCGAAATGAAGAAAGTACgggtccttttgtcgtcaaaagaaaagaaggaagataaTACTTACCTTtccctgcacctcgaagatctagaaagaaggaaacctgaaatcgggaTGGAATCCTCAACACTCAAGGGTcaatcctaaaaccctaatctcttgaataaagaggaagaaaagagacgaatttctattcattcaataataataaaaaatagggtttctcacaacgtatatataagctatggaaaaagtaaaagtgcactaaagccctgaaaacaagaaaaataataaaaagacaaaaaataaagaaagttgcaataaagcccctaaaacaaaaaaaaaaaagaacaaaaaagtataaaactaaaacacccgtgtggtagggtgtgaaatccgacccatggatctatggtcgagGTGAACACTCGCGTGGTagtgtgtgaaatccaacccatggatctatgttcggggtgcggtcatgccgctcctacACTCGTAGCGTTAGAAAGTGAGTCCGATGGACCCATCGtctatccacatcaactcctccgctctggtactctgtcggcgatgcctcctctggtacactctaaagggtgcgcCACTGATGTCTGCATCATCATCTCTTGCAAATGTagcaaagtcaaccaatctctattcttcttctttttcttttttcttctctttttttttttttctttttcttttttgagttgTATAGTTGAGCTGTATTCTTTTCTCACCTTCTAGCATGTGCTTCAATAAAATTCAGTTACTTCTaatacacacacgcgcgcgcgcacacccCTAAGCACTAAATCATGACCCCATTTATGACCATTTTAAGAAGCAAACAAATTGCAGCCTAGTACAAATCGTGTTGTATATGGCCATCCTTAGAGACTCAAAACAACAAGCAAAGGAGACATACAGGACTGTCAACAGGCCAGGCCAGTGTTGATTTGGAACATGATTTTGATCTGGTCAAGCCTGGCctactcaaatattgtatattactTGTCCCACACCTGGCAGCAATGCTATAGACAGTCCCAAGTCCAAGGAGACTGCCAATCAATCATGAGAGTTCCCACTTTGAATCTTGAGATTGGCATAACGGAATTTGTAAAGCAACATGGCTGGGACAAGGTTATGATGATGGCTTGACTATGGCCTATTCAAAATCTATCATTAATATTATGTTGAAACTGATGGTTAGGATTAAAATCAACAAATGGTTAAGAATTAGATTAGGGTTTCTTTTGCCTTGAAAAACGTATATATGCATGTAAAGACTATTTATTGAATAGTTGAATAAAGACTTGAAGTTTTCTCCTCCTCAACTCTTTAGGTATGATGGTCAAAGATAAAAGGTGTGATGCTAACCACAAAAGGCACGTATGATAAACCTATGTTTTGAACAAGGTAATTGGTAAAAGTAATGGCCTGCAGTATAACCGTTACAATATGGGCCATGATGGCCATGGGAATCCTGTCATGGTTGAAATttcttttgaaggaaaaaaaaaagtatcagcCCCACATCAGCCCGTTACGGGCTCATGTCAGCTTTGATAAGGCCTCAAATAGGCATGTAATGGGTGTTATGGCCATTACAGGCCCATTACTTTCCATTTGTTTTCAGATCAAGTGTTACAGCCCTATATGGCATAACAGGTCCCACCATAACCATTATGTAACCATTTTTTTATACCTTGGTTCTGATGTTCAACAGTTTCTTCTTTCTTATGTatgtgttattttttttttacataatttGGTACCAATACATAATAATGGCATTTAATGTCTAGAAACCCACCCCAGTTAGCATGAGGGAGAAAATTGAATCCATGGTGATTTCATGATTGTGAGAATAGGAGGCATTCTGAGATGTGGATCATGTCTCGATGACTTGGTTGGAGGTCGGcagtaatgcgggggcattttcacaccgggctcgagtggtgtagcctgtgggatgcaggagcacactcggggtgggtggcctgcaGAACCCATGAATTTGAAGCTCATGTGAGAcgagtggctcgtgtgaggcgaaacctatggatttggggcccacaaaagggcggaacctatggatttggggcccacaagaggGCGGAACCTATGGATTCAGGGCCCACGACGAGGGTTCGgctaaggacctaacccatggatttggggcctgggctatgagaaaaagggattaatttgccatgctctatcagttcgagcttttagaacaagtggctaattgtcctgcatcaaatttggtatcaaggCCTAGGTTTAGCATatgatttttgtgttgcatctaTGTTAGATTCACATCTAGGGTTAGTAGAGTATGGATTGCATAtaggatcatattgctgaattttcagttcacAACCCCACTTATACCATTGCTAAAATTTCAACATAGTAATTTCAGGTtgtcacattgctgaattttcagcttgtaATTTTCGGATTACGCCCATGCTGAATTTTGAGTTTGGCACCCTCGGATTACTATtttgctgaattttcaacataagATTTGAGGATAGCGACTTGCTGAATTTTTTGGTTAGTTTGTCTAGCGTGATCTCTATGTTAGTACTATCATTGTCATCATATTGTCTTAGGACCTAGGGTTTCCTTTAGAGTgtccttgtgtatgcccactcatTCAGAACGTGGTTTTTGCCTACATCCCGCTATGAATCTAGAACAAATTGTCGAGACCCTTAACGCTGTCAACAATCGTCTGACAGCTATTGAAGCGCACAATAAGACCACTACGACTTAATTGATTGTGACCAATGCGCGTATCAATCGGCCTGAAGCCTCCCTTCAGGCAAACCCCGACACcggggaagatgtccaatcacaagCTAGGGATCAAATTAAAGGAGTTGAGACTGTGCCGCTTGCAATTATAGCCGCACCTTAAGCCAAattgtagaaagtgatgattgacgcagaaattcaattttccacacttatgccaagtgtggtgGCAAAATTTGCAagatgatcattgatagtggcagcTGCATCAATGTGGTATCTGCTCGCACTATGGACCACTTAGGTATGCTAGTCgttcctcaccctcagccctatcgagtctcatgggttgatgcatATTCGATTCCGATTTCTCAACATTGTCTCATTCATATCCAGTTTAGTTCCTATACAGACACGTTctggtgtgatgttttgcctatggatataggccacatcattttgggcaggcCTTGGTTGTATAATAGGGACGCAACACTGTTCGGTAGCTCGAATACGTGTTTGTTTCTACATAGACCCAAAAGAATTGTCTTGAAGTCTCTCCCACCCAAAAGCACCTCAGAAAAGGAGGATGTCAAGAAACATGGTCCTAAAGGTGTGACAACACTCCAGCTTGAgtctcttcctatagttaatgccaaagagtCTGAAAGAGAAACTGAAACTGATTTGACATTGTATGCGCACGTGGCAAGTGAGGTCACACCTAAGGTTATCATGGAGATGCCACCTGGGGTTACACCGGagggtagtgtagagttaccatcTGAGGTGAGTCCGGTATTGGAGGAGTCCAGTGTTGTTATTCCAAAGGGCATACCGAATGAGCTTACACCCGTGCGGGACATTCACGCATTGACTCTACTAAACCTTCATCACAATCAAATGAGTATTGGGGAGGAAGTGGAGatttgagagaagagagaagctctcttgtgtgaacgaattttcctcattgttttctaggatttttttgaaaaaaaaaaaaaaaccctcccttccaattgaattgtggaagggtacaAACTTGTTTGGTGGTAGCTTCCCCAAGAtacatccttcctcttcctcatcttcgaaaggtattcttcttcttacatccttcctctctcttcttcgatagatattcttcttcttcttctattgtcttcattttttccttcccattacaaccttctaagcCTTAGATCTTCAAATTcctatttttttcaatttctaaaaaccctaattccaaaatcctcaattcccaTTAACCATAATTTTCCTAATTTCAGATTTCCCCCTTTCCTAACaataatcataaaacctacaaatttgtccattgagtgtggaacgtgcctatgctaaattggagtatcctctctctctctctctctctctctctctctctgtgtgtgtgtgtgtgtgtgtgtgtgcgtgtaaggCTCATGACTTAAATGGTCggtaaataaataactaaaaaagAATCAAATCGCACTTAGTTGTATGGAGTGGAATAACAAGAAATTTGGGGTCAGCTTTAAAAAACCTATTTCGCCAATCAATCCTATCTAGAGCACTATCCTTGATAAATGAAACACTTGGGCCGTGACAACTAGCTTCGAAATGCACATATTAGATAAGTTGGCATCATTGTCACCATAACATTATCCCAgctatttagggcctgtttgatttttcggctcaactataattaccatgtaaattgctaataattatttacctatgtaattactgcatctttcccaatgcagacAATGACAGCTTGCTTTTTTAACATTAGAATAGAGGAATTTATGAAATAATGTGGGCCCGCCGTGATTtacgtggcttatccacaccgccattcgttatgccagctgaatttagggcataagcccaaaaatgaggcagattcaaagctcaagtgaaccacacaacaggaaacagtgggaatcgaatgcttgccattaaaaacttcttggggcccccaaaagttttggatcaagctgatatttgtgttttcccctttatccatgtctgtgtgacctatgAACCGGTTAGATGacgaataaacctcaatgtgggcccaatgaaggaaacaactttcaacagTGGATAATTTAAAGCCACTATTTCCTTTCGCATGGGCCATTGgagcattggatttgcctcatttttcggctcataccccaaaatgttgtgataaaacagatggacagcgcaatataccatatatattacggtgggccccacatatttacGTCAACACTTTGGACTGATTTTTAAGGTGGAATTACTCAACCATTTTCAAACCagatgaaaaagtaataattacttatttaccagggatttacatgtatcatggaaaatcaaacaggccaagGTTGGCTTTATGAATACTAGGTAAGTGTGTGGATAAAATGTACTCATTTGGTATATAGCTATGATTTCACTGTATAGCTGAGATTTAGATACCTGATATATGCAGCCAAACTTTTCTAGTACGCTGATAGAATTTTTCGAGCCATTTAAGCAACTGTGCTCGTGTGGAGACCCAATTCAGTGAAGAAAATATTCATCTGATTCCCCTTTCCATAGTTTTAAGCATCCGGTACAACACACACCATATTTGTATCCCTCCCAACATATACGATACGTGGGACCTACATGGGGCTCTATCAGCCCACGTCGTAATGGTAACTGGGGGCATAAGAGGGCCGATACGGGCTGATATGGGCGCATATCTGCTGATACAGATATCAATATGGGGGCAAATCAGCCAGTAATTGGGCAGCCGAGCCGATATGCCGCCAGATACCAATATTTAAACACTTTGTGCATGTTAGTTCATCCAAATCTAAGTCACCTATTCAAATGAAACATGCTTAACCCCTTACTCTTAAATTATCAAACTGAAAATACCAAAACGatcccttcttttttctttttttctgttgGTGGGTAAGTATGAGATCGATTGAATCCAAAACTATCTTTAAACAGTGGATTGGAACAAAAAATCCTGAATATCTCACTGACGTGATCGAACGAGTTAACTAAGATGAGATCGGACAGACCGACAACAAATTCCACCGACAGAATACGAAAATTGACAGGATTTGTTGAAAACAAGGAGGGATGGGATGAATAGAAGAGATTTGAGTGCATGCAAGTCCGAATGGGGATTGAAGGGCTGCGGTTGCAGATGAATCAATTGTTAGGGTTTTCGATGGATGGAAGgatggagatggagatggagatggagatgCATACCACATGATGGCGCACATGCCTTTTCCTGTGAGAGAATGCCACCTCTTGGGGTGGTGAAGCGTCACTCCTTTGTACGTCGTGCTGTGTCCGtctcccatctctccctctctctctctctctctgctggtTTTCACCCCTTTCCGTTCTAGACGCGGATGGTAGCGAGTAAGGCCCAGGCCGCACCCAACGCTGTACGGTccttaccatggggcctacctcgatgtattattattatttttatatccactccgtccatccgttttaccaactcattttacatCATGAACCAAAAGTGAATtagatcaaaatttcaggtggaccacaccacatgaaatggtagtcattgaccattgaaaacttctcctaagtcacaaaagttatggatcaaacaTATTTTTTTTTCCGAACCTCTGGGGGTGCACACGGTCGTTCCGGTCCAGTTTTAGGGTGAAagtggaaccgaaccgttcctaacagttCCAAGAAAATTGAAtcagaaccggaccgttagcaccttaGAACCGGACTATTAAAACCGGTTCGATTTCGATTGTTTCTACAgttttgggctttttataatccatccgagagagagagaaagagagagagagagaaccaagcAGCATTGCATGACGCAGGCTCGCAGTGACCAAGAGAGAGGAGCATCGGGCGGTGGACGCCTGGTCAAAGGGCGAAAGGTCGATGtctggggaagcggattgcgtgtgaGTAACTCAGttcgcttagcgtactgagtaaactctgtgaggtccaccatgatttatgtattctatcctctccgtccatctatttttttagataattttagagctagaggccaaaaatgatgcatataaaatgttcaaatggaccacactacaggcaACAGTTAAATTGAacttataccattgaaaaattcttaggggccacaaaagttttagatcaagcttatatttgtgttttcccttcatctatgtctgtatgatcttatgaacaggttggatgacaaataaacatcaatgtggtgcctagaaaggtttcaatagtggaaatcattatccccgctatTTCCAAAGGtataatccacttgatctttggatatgcttcaattttgggctcaaccccttaaattaaatggaaaaacggattgacggtgtggatggaccacatacattcaaggtaggcccaactgagtttatttAGTATGATAAGAgtatactgagtaacttagtacacaATCCAATTTTGTTGTCTGGTGGGAGAGAGATTTTCCTtttgagtgagggagagagagaggatgggggCGAAGTGGCTGACCTAAGAGACGGCGTGAAGGTGGGTGTGCGCACTGTGCACACGCttagggttatatatatatatatatggggtccAGTCTTGGTTCGGATCCACAGTTCCATTAGGTTCAGTTCTACATACCCTAAACCGataaccgaaccgaaccgaagtAATCAATTCTTTGATTTTCAGAACTGAAACCAGTGCACTTGAGAGCCgtgtttggtcggttccggtccggtttacTAGTTCTACCGGTTCCATATGCACCCCTACCCTTGTCTAGATCTATGTCAAcatattggatagaaaataaacattattatgggCATTAACGTCCACCTAGGAATTTTTATAAATTGTgagaattcaatcaccactgtttcttgcagTATAGTCCACTTGAAAATTTTATCTGCTTTATGCTAGGgctgatatcctaaaataaacttaaaaaacaaataaacaacattGATATACATTACATAAATGGCCTATAATCAGGGctgcaccatgttgggtgaggctgggccACAACCTGTGTAGTGAGTAACGCACCAGGCGGGTGAGTTGACTCTGTGGGGCTCAttgtgtccatctgtttttcagatCCTTTTACTGCATTATCTCTAAATTGAAGCAcatctatagctcaagtggaccacgctatagGAAAAAGTGGATATTGAACGCTTATCTTTAAAAACCTCTAGgtggccatggaagttttggatcaatttgatatttatttttactttcatttatgtctgtgtgatcttaagaacatatgacaaataaacatcactgtgcgccttagaaaggtttcagtggtagatgtcattatccccacatTTTCTTGccatctacttgagctttggatatactttaattttaggttcaaaccctaaaatgatatcgaaaaacaGATGAATAGCTTTGATACTTAAACATGaactacagtgggccctacagagtttcCTCACCAAGCTATGGCGGGTGAGTTACTCACAACAGAATCCGCGTCCTTAGGTCCCGTGGTGATTATGTAGGTGTCCTGATGGGTCGACCGGCGCGACCATGTATGGCAGGGTCTTGGGCCCTAAACTGACATATGGTTTGGCCCAGGCTCAGATTTAGGCTGTGTTTGGGCAAGTCTAGCCACAGGCCAATGATAGGAGGAAGGCCTATCAATGGGTATCTCATCCCACGGATACCCGATTGACCCTGGATACCCGATCGACCCTATTGATTTTAACTGGTCTGGGTTTCATTTACTGGATCTGTTAGGAAATCATGTGGGGTTTGGGTCTCACCATTTGGACCCCATTAAAATTTGGGTCCACCAGGTTTGAGTTGGGTCCATGTGTTCTGGTTAAAGTTGCGTCGGGTCTTGTTAAGTCAAGTCAGGTGTGTGTATAcgagaaatggtactatgaggttgacctcatgggaacttctagtgaggtcaagctgtgtgggtcccatcatgatttttgttgaacatcaacactatacattttatgggtcccctttaggtcgtgggatatcccaaaaatcagctatatacaggactcaggtaggccataccatctaaaatcattcgAAGACATGACTAAAATATATAAGacaacttggtggggcccacatgagttctggatgcagctaaaacttggtatgacccctcatccaagtgggacccatacaatggatggtctggatttgtgagccacatctcggtgggctcaataaatgattatgaatgttttaatgggagggtaacccctctcaactattatatgtggtgtggcctatccAAGTAATAtactgacttgatttttaagcctatggcccaccatggaacggtgcatctgaatgatggggtagatgttcgacaaacatcatggtggggcctacacatctcgacctcataggaagttcccatgagttgACCTCACcatcatagtaccatttccacacacacacacacacacatatatgtatatgtttttgcaaaaactgtccattcattcatacaactaagagGAAGCCACGAAGCAAAAATCATGCTAATTGGGAGATCCTAAGCTTCTTATCAATAGCAAGAAAATTAATGGTTAAGATTGATAGGAGaaacaaaataagtccaatcatcatcttgaaacatatATCCATCTCACTATGTATTTCTTATTATGCTAAAATAACACTTCAATTTAATGATTCtaaatgtatgatttatggcttgTAATTAAACAACAtatggttgtaacaaattggctccattcaaagggttagtATCATTCGATCAGTATAAATTCACTACAAGTTGCTTCTAATagcataaatgaataaataagctGTGGACACCTTCATATGCCAGTAAAAACCATATAATACATGCATAATGCGTATACATACATACACCCAATCTCCTAACAAAAAGTGCCCAAGAGACCTGTGGGTAGAACTGATGGGATTTGGGTGGCCCAACCTTCCTGTGTATGTTAAATCAATTCCATTCGTCAGATGTTAGGCCCAAGGCCCCAAAATTAAATCggtccatgattcaagtgggccacatgattagaAACAGTATACAGGAGGCGCCCACCCtctaaactgtttcccttggAGGGGATGTGGCCTACCTAAATTATAGGGTAGCCTGATTTTGGCCTAGGTCCTAATGTGTGATGACAGGCATGGTggccggagtggatttcatatatacattggGATGGGCCTGGTAAAAATTCACAGGTGGACGTCCCTCCCTTTACTATTTCCTTGGTGCGGCCCAGCTGAATCACCCCGCaccagcctgatttttaagcccaaaatTTTTAAACCCAAGGCCTGAAGTGTGATGATGCATAAGTGTGATGATGCATTAAACGGTCaatagtggatttcacatacacatcatggtgcgaGCTCTGTAAAAATTATGGGCATCTCTCTCCCAAttatttcccttggtatggcctacctaaacCATGGAACTGCCTGATTTTTTTTGCCTTGGCTCTAATAGGCACCAATGCATCCAATGGTCGATAgtcgaagtggatttcacatatacatcatagtggggcccactcataaGTATCATGCAACAAATCTGGCAAAGATGGGAATGGTATGTGTGTCTAATGAGAGAAATTTTCTCTCACGGGTTGTAGAAcccttttgagaactcatctcaggTGATGTGCacaaaatccaaactgtccactaaATGAGTCACCTCTTCAGACTGGTTCAGGTTACAAGTTAACCTGATCCTAAAATCAGGTGGCCCTGGCGAAGTGAGAGAAaattcccacctttgatttttcaccctagtttagggttttattttttttctttttatttttcctttttcccttGGTTTAGGGTGTAAGCTTTTGCTCTAGTCATTGGCCCAAGGAGTGAACTCCTATTTTGTAAATACTATACAATGCTTCAATTAAACAGGTGCAACCgtgtaaatgctcttatttgttCCAAAgcaaactcaaaacctagatctAAAGACCCAATGGGTACCTGATAGGACTCTCGATGGCCATGCATGGAGTTAGTTTcgcatttgaaatttcaaacaggGTGAAAAGGTAATAATGACTTTTTTCAAGGGTATTTCCCTGATACacaaaaatcaaacacgccctaaatctAAGTTCAAGTACTATTCAAGAATTAGACTCAAACCAAGCAAGACCTGAACTTGATTAGCCTAGGTATGGGTACTATGGGACTTGACCACAACAcaacccattgatagccctatcCTTGAACTGTATCTATGATTGAGCAATTGACCATTTTACACCTATCTCATAAGCAACTAGTTGTAGATGTGTGGGCTCACTGCAATGCATTTATCTTAGTCAACCATTTCAACACCatcatgatatgaaaaaaatggatggacggtttggataaaagtaaTACATCACGGGGCCTCCGTTCGGAacaggcggggtagtacctaatccgcgcccacgGTGGACAGTGCTATCGGTAGCCTAGACCTTACCTGGCATATCGCCAGGCCCACTCCTGAAGAAGGGTCTTGATTCATTGCCACTCTCTATTACACACGTGGCTGTATGGTTGGTAAATCAAGACCGTCCATGAAGTGGGACTCACATTCTAATTACTTATGGCACAAAACCATATAAAAAGAAGGATCGTGGTCTTTCGGTTAgtttaaattttatttcttattttctaaGAGAAACACAAGATAGAGAGAATGCCCACAGGGCCCAGCTAAGGCCAAAAGTGGTCAGTCCAGCCAGATTTGGGCTGGATCTGGACTGAGGTTAAAGACCCATAAGCTGCATGATAACTTATTCTGCTGGGCCTGACATGAAAGCCTGACCTAAATAACCTTGGCTAGTGGGTTGGGCTAGGTTTGAACCGAAACGATAATCTTGCAACATGGGCCAAGCATTTACTCACAGGAGAGCCCAATGCACGCCAGCCCATTACACTTGTAAACTTAGGAATTTTGCAAACTGACATTTCAAGAGTACCCCAAATCCAAATTGTATCTAATACAACTTAAAATATTTGATTAGCCCCCAATTCTCCCCTCTCTTCATGCACCAGCCAACATGGCAAGTGTGTTTGACACTTTAATATTCataatagggctgaaagtcggtcgggttgggtcgggttggtgcacaaccctagcccaacccaatgttcctataccccaacccaacccaagcccgacccaagttttatcgggttggtattTATATAGTCTAAGTTCAAGACTAAACCTGATACATCCTGcttgagcccaacccaatatcgggtcagtcgggttgaaccagcccaactttcagccataaTGCATGAGGGGTGGAGACCGCCGTTAAGATGGCTGAATGCAAAAATAGGTGCATACGCATGTCATTCAGGCATGGACATGCTTGTGTGCTGGGAACAATAGACCCAGCGTTTTGGATTAATTCTCACTGACCGTGAGACGAGGATTTCGGTTGTAGAAAGCTCTTAATCttattcttgaaaaaaaaaaaacctcaagttattatttttcttatttctctctctcttcttcttcttttttctttcatttttctctcttaaaaagTGTTGCAAGAACTTTGGAGCAAAATGCCTTCTTTACTTTCTTTTTATCcaaggagtggggcccactactcacGGGGCTGAAGGACAACGCTTGGTGGGTAGATCTTTGACCGTGGGTCCTACCTTAATATATGCGACTTATATCCATACCTTTTATatgttttgaaagcttattttagggcagatccaaattttaggtggaccacaccacaggaaacagtagtgattgaccataaaaacttcttgtgggtcactaaatgttttggatcaagatgatatttgtgtgatccctTCATCGAAGTCTTTGT is a genomic window of Magnolia sinica isolate HGM2019 chromosome 15, MsV1, whole genome shotgun sequence containing:
- the LOC131227135 gene encoding NADH dehydrogenase [ubiquinone] 1 beta subcomplex subunit 2; the protein is MGDGHSTTYKGVTLHHPKRWHSLTGKGMCAIMWFWVFYRAKQDGPVVLGWRHPWEGHEEHSHGHGHEHEHEASH